The proteins below are encoded in one region of Effusibacillus dendaii:
- a CDS encoding acetone carboxylase subunit gamma, with the protein MSKYDKQTIEELIDGTIDFFKLKEMLSSFKDPERFETYLGILQERVPWDDRILLPVGLHLYIVQKNSGERIVKCDCGHEFCDCRDNWKLHALIYVRDTEQKLEELYPKLLAPDPEWQVIREYYCPTCGTQLEVENVTPWYPIIHDFEPDIDAFYEEWLGRPVPQR; encoded by the coding sequence ATGTCTAAATATGACAAACAAACGATTGAAGAACTGATTGACGGTACGATTGACTTTTTCAAACTGAAGGAAATGCTTTCAAGTTTTAAAGACCCGGAAAGGTTTGAGACATATCTTGGCATCCTGCAGGAGAGAGTGCCGTGGGATGACCGGATTCTGCTCCCAGTCGGTCTGCACCTGTATATTGTTCAAAAGAACAGTGGAGAACGGATTGTGAAGTGTGATTGCGGCCATGAATTCTGTGACTGCCGAGATAATTGGAAATTGCACGCATTAATCTATGTAAGGGATACCGAACAGAAACTGGAAGAGTTATATCCGAAGCTATTGGCTCCGGATCCGGAATGGCAGGTGATTCGGGAATATTACTGTCCGACCTGCGGCACGCAGTTGGAAGTAGAAAACGTAACCCCGTGGTATCCGATTATTCACGATTTCGAACCGGACATTGACGCTTTTTATGAAGAATGGTTGGGGCGTCCCGTTCCGCAGCGATAA